From Pseudocalidococcus azoricus BACA0444, the proteins below share one genomic window:
- a CDS encoding cation-translocating P-type ATPase, producing MTVSSSPAWYTLDRQDTAVHLQTDPNRGLTTEQAEQRYDYYGPNELKETQGRSKFQIFLDQFRNVMLIMLIVVALISGGLDVYEAWASHTFIFPKDAAAILVVVVLNGLLGYVQETRAEAALAALKNMATSKVRVIRDGRIAEIDSVELVPGDVLLLETGVKIAADGRLWEAVNLQVREATLTGEAQGVIKDAGLELPEDTVLGDRLNVVYAGTEVTQGRGTVLVTHTGMSTELGKIATALQAVETEPTPLQKRMTELGNKLVFGSLVLVALVIGAGLIFRPDLFRQFVEVSLSMAVAVVPEGLPAVITVTLALGTQRMVKRNALIRRLPAVETLGSITTICSDKTGTLTQNKMVVQAIRTLHNQANVTGTGYDPNGELQSHPPSDPHVASLGLAEQRLLLLAGAVCNDAVLQKEAGEWIVLGDPTEGALLPLAVKGGFDLAQLHQEFERLEEFPFCADRKRMSVIGTLGTASDYGLDSAPYLMFTKGSPELTLECCTQIQLGGAAQLINPGQRAMILAQNDQLAKQGLRVLGLAYRAWSELPPPASEAESEQNLVWLGLVGILDPPRPEVKAAVEKCLTAGIRPIMITGDHQLTAQAIATSLGICQAGDYVLTGRDLAKMTAAELDQRVMEVNVYARVSPEHKLQIVQALQRQGQVVAMTGDGVNDAPALKQADIGVAMGITGTDVTKEASDMVLLDDNFATIVAATEEGRVIYSNIRRFIKYILGSNIGEVLTIAAAPIIGLGGVPLSPLQILWMNLVTDGLPALALAVEPGSPGVMQVPPINPKESIFARGMGSYMVRVGLVLAIVTIAMMAWAYGFTNTVTSDILSPKRWATMVFTTLCIAQMGHALAVRSTSKLTLELPLFSNPYLLLSLFLTTVLQLCLIYVPFLREFFNTQIISGQELLICFGCSALVFVWVEMEKLVYRYWKRA from the coding sequence ATGACAGTTTCCTCTTCCCCGGCCTGGTACACCCTCGATCGCCAAGACACCGCTGTCCATCTGCAAACAGATCCCAACCGAGGACTGACAACTGAGCAGGCTGAACAACGCTACGACTATTACGGGCCCAATGAACTCAAAGAAACCCAGGGTCGCAGTAAGTTTCAGATTTTCCTGGATCAGTTTCGCAATGTCATGCTGATCATGCTGATTGTTGTGGCGCTCATCTCTGGTGGACTGGATGTCTATGAGGCCTGGGCCAGCCATACGTTTATTTTTCCGAAAGATGCAGCGGCCATTTTGGTCGTTGTGGTTCTCAATGGCCTGTTGGGCTATGTCCAGGAAACCCGGGCGGAAGCGGCCTTAGCAGCCCTGAAAAACATGGCCACCTCCAAAGTCCGGGTAATTCGGGATGGGCGCATTGCCGAAATTGATTCAGTCGAATTGGTGCCAGGGGATGTTCTGCTTTTGGAAACGGGGGTGAAAATTGCTGCCGATGGTCGTTTGTGGGAAGCGGTTAATTTGCAAGTCCGGGAAGCCACTCTCACTGGAGAAGCCCAAGGGGTAATCAAAGATGCGGGCCTGGAACTGCCTGAAGATACAGTTTTAGGGGATCGGTTGAATGTTGTCTATGCCGGAACAGAGGTGACCCAAGGGCGGGGGACGGTGCTTGTCACTCACACAGGCATGAGTACTGAGCTAGGGAAAATTGCCACAGCCCTACAAGCGGTGGAAACCGAACCAACCCCCCTGCAAAAACGGATGACGGAACTGGGGAATAAATTAGTCTTTGGCTCCCTCGTCTTGGTGGCTTTGGTGATTGGGGCGGGACTAATTTTCCGGCCAGATCTATTCCGGCAATTTGTGGAAGTGTCCCTGAGCATGGCCGTGGCGGTCGTTCCCGAAGGCTTACCGGCGGTGATTACGGTCACATTGGCCCTGGGAACCCAACGGATGGTTAAACGCAATGCCCTGATTCGCCGCCTGCCAGCCGTAGAAACTTTGGGAAGTATCACCACCATCTGCTCCGACAAAACGGGGACATTGACCCAAAATAAAATGGTGGTGCAGGCAATTCGGACTCTCCATAACCAGGCCAATGTGACTGGCACAGGCTATGACCCTAATGGCGAATTACAATCCCATCCTCCCAGTGACCCCCATGTGGCCAGCCTTGGCCTGGCGGAACAGCGATTGCTCCTCTTAGCGGGGGCTGTTTGTAATGATGCCGTCTTGCAAAAGGAAGCAGGGGAATGGATAGTTCTCGGCGATCCCACCGAAGGGGCGTTGTTACCCTTAGCGGTTAAAGGTGGTTTTGACCTGGCCCAACTTCACCAAGAGTTTGAACGCCTGGAAGAATTTCCTTTCTGTGCAGATCGAAAACGAATGAGCGTGATCGGGACTCTAGGGACGGCCAGTGACTATGGCCTGGACAGTGCGCCCTATCTGATGTTTACCAAGGGATCCCCAGAACTAACCCTAGAATGTTGTACGCAAATTCAATTGGGTGGGGCCGCTCAACTCATCAACCCCGGCCAACGGGCCATGATTTTGGCTCAAAACGACCAACTGGCCAAACAAGGGCTACGGGTTTTAGGTCTCGCCTATCGGGCCTGGTCAGAGTTACCCCCCCCGGCTTCTGAAGCTGAGAGTGAACAGAATTTAGTTTGGCTGGGCCTGGTGGGTATTTTAGATCCGCCCCGCCCAGAAGTAAAGGCGGCTGTAGAAAAATGCTTAACCGCTGGGATTCGACCGATCATGATTACGGGGGATCACCAACTCACCGCCCAGGCCATTGCCACCAGTTTGGGAATTTGCCAGGCCGGGGATTATGTTTTAACCGGACGAGACCTGGCCAAAATGACGGCGGCGGAACTGGATCAACGGGTGATGGAGGTGAATGTCTACGCTCGCGTGTCCCCAGAGCACAAGCTGCAAATCGTCCAAGCCCTCCAACGCCAGGGGCAAGTGGTGGCGATGACGGGGGACGGAGTGAATGATGCTCCGGCCCTGAAACAAGCCGATATTGGCGTGGCGATGGGAATTACGGGCACTGATGTCACCAAAGAAGCCAGCGATATGGTCTTACTCGATGACAACTTTGCCACCATTGTTGCAGCCACTGAGGAAGGGCGGGTGATTTATAGTAATATTCGCCGATTTATTAAATATATTCTTGGCTCTAATATTGGCGAAGTCTTAACCATTGCCGCTGCCCCGATCATTGGCCTGGGTGGAGTTCCCCTGTCGCCCCTGCAAATTTTATGGATGAACTTGGTCACGGATGGTTTGCCAGCCTTAGCCTTAGCTGTTGAACCTGGCTCTCCTGGTGTGATGCAAGTCCCCCCCATTAATCCCAAGGAGAGTATCTTTGCGCGGGGGATGGGTTCCTATATGGTTCGGGTTGGCCTGGTTTTAGCGATTGTCACCATTGCCATGATGGCCTGGGCCTATGGGTTTACCAATACTGTCACCTCAGATATCCTAAGTCCAAAACGCTGGGCCACAATGGTATTTACGACCCTTTGTATTGCTCAAATGGGCCATGCCTTGGCGGTGCGCTCAACCTCAAAGTTAACCCTTGAACTGCCCTTATTTTCTAATCCCTATCTTTTACTATCCCTGTTCCTGACCACAGTGCTGCAACTGTGCTTAATTTATGTCCCATTTTTGCGGGAGTTTTTTAATACCCAAATCATCTCTGGCCAGGAGTTACTGATTTGCTTTGGGTGCAGTGCCCTTGTTTTTGTTTGGGTTGAGATGGAAAAATTAGTCTATCGTTATTGGAAACGAGCCTGA
- a CDS encoding Mrp/NBP35 family ATP-binding protein: protein MPLTLSPASVLDVLRPVEDPELRRSLVELNMIRNVEIQAGTVRFTLVLTTPSCPLREFIVDDCKKAVFALPGVADVQVDVTAETPQQKSLPDRTGIPGVKNIIAVSSGKGGVGKSTVAVNIAVALAEAGSAVGMIDADIYGPNVPTMLGLQNAIIEVRKTPQGDVLEPPSNYGVKMVSMGFLIDPDQPVVWRGPMLNGIIRQFLYQADWGELDYLIVDLPPGTGDAQLTLAQAVPMAGVVIVTTPQTVALQDARRGLKMFQNLGVHVLGVVENMSYFIPPDLPDRRYDIFGSQGGERMAQELNLPLLGCVPLELNVREGGDAGLPIVLNYPDSASAQALRHIAQQVAAKVSIAALIGI from the coding sequence ATGCCCCTTACCCTCAGCCCTGCCTCAGTTTTGGATGTCTTGCGGCCGGTGGAGGATCCTGAGTTACGCCGGAGTTTGGTGGAACTGAACATGATCCGCAATGTCGAGATCCAGGCCGGGACAGTCCGCTTTACCTTGGTCTTGACAACCCCCTCCTGTCCGTTGCGGGAATTTATTGTTGATGATTGTAAAAAAGCTGTCTTTGCCCTACCAGGGGTCGCCGATGTCCAGGTGGATGTGACAGCCGAAACGCCCCAACAAAAAAGTTTGCCCGACCGCACCGGAATTCCGGGGGTGAAAAATATTATTGCGGTTTCCAGTGGCAAAGGCGGTGTGGGGAAAAGCACGGTGGCGGTGAATATTGCCGTGGCCTTGGCTGAGGCCGGTTCGGCCGTGGGAATGATTGATGCCGATATTTATGGGCCAAATGTGCCGACCATGTTGGGCTTACAAAATGCCATTATTGAAGTCCGCAAAACCCCCCAAGGGGATGTCCTCGAACCCCCCAGCAATTACGGGGTCAAGATGGTCTCCATGGGCTTTCTGATTGATCCGGATCAGCCGGTGGTCTGGCGTGGCCCGATGTTGAACGGGATTATTCGCCAATTTCTTTACCAGGCCGATTGGGGCGAATTGGATTATCTGATTGTGGATTTACCCCCTGGAACCGGAGACGCTCAATTAACCCTCGCTCAGGCGGTTCCCATGGCCGGCGTTGTCATTGTCACCACTCCCCAAACGGTGGCCCTCCAGGATGCCCGGCGGGGCTTAAAAATGTTTCAGAATTTAGGGGTGCATGTCCTGGGAGTTGTGGAAAACATGAGCTACTTTATTCCCCCAGATTTACCGGATCGCCGCTATGACATTTTTGGCTCCCAAGGGGGAGAACGGATGGCCCAAGAGTTAAACCTGCCCTTATTGGGATGTGTGCCCTTGGAACTCAATGTCCGCGAGGGGGGCGATGCGGGTTTACCGATTGTTTTGAACTATCCTGACTCTGCCTCGGCCCAGGCCCTACGCCACATTGCCCAACAGGTGGCAGCCAAGGTTTCCATTGCAGCTTTGATTGGTATTTAG
- a CDS encoding sensor histidine kinase, which produces MGNVLTQLPLFQATQRRLAIWYTLVTGLLLLIFATGFFLYVRGTLIERVDDTLNHVVEVVSRSLIISPDAPEPINWPVSFDRNPLATAALEEDHIDLEGFNAAGELAWSTLGDVLEIPLRPSRNPVTIITNPLAPPESRHWLRQITVTLRQKNQVIGYLRVSHPWFEVTRPSQELLVDLSLGLGAMVGLVAASGWFLSRLAMEPIWESYAYLKQFTADASHELRNPIALIQTNVQVALADPHPDRQAQQLQAVERITRRLGRLVDDLLFLARQDSGIVPLRLQLCALDGILMTVIGEQEIIAQARQITLDLEIADMEALNPNPNDEPFTLQGDEDQLLRLFTNLISNAIVHSPPSGCIQMQLTQEAQSYRVTIQDQGPGIPSESLPRIFDRFFRLKPTQSEGTGLGLAIAQAIVHNHQGKIQVKSGINQGTTFTVSLPRTN; this is translated from the coding sequence ATGGGTAATGTCCTCACCCAACTGCCCCTATTCCAGGCCACCCAACGCCGTCTTGCCATCTGGTACACCCTGGTCACCGGCCTGTTGTTATTGATTTTCGCCACAGGGTTCTTTCTCTATGTGCGGGGTACACTCATCGAGCGGGTGGACGATACCCTGAATCATGTGGTGGAAGTGGTCAGTCGCTCCCTGATTATTAGCCCCGATGCCCCAGAACCGATCAACTGGCCAGTTAGTTTTGACCGTAACCCCTTGGCAACGGCAGCCCTTGAAGAAGACCACATTGATCTGGAGGGGTTTAATGCGGCTGGAGAACTGGCCTGGTCAACCTTGGGAGATGTCTTGGAAATTCCCCTGCGTCCCAGCCGGAATCCAGTCACAATCATCACCAATCCCCTCGCCCCACCGGAGTCACGCCACTGGTTAAGGCAAATCACCGTTACCCTGCGCCAAAAAAATCAGGTGATTGGTTATTTGCGGGTCAGTCATCCTTGGTTTGAAGTCACCCGCCCCAGTCAGGAATTGTTGGTGGATTTGAGCCTGGGCCTGGGGGCAATGGTGGGCCTGGTGGCCGCCAGTGGCTGGTTTCTGTCGCGGCTGGCCATGGAACCGATTTGGGAATCCTACGCCTACCTGAAACAATTCACCGCTGATGCCTCCCATGAACTGCGCAACCCCATTGCCCTGATTCAAACCAATGTTCAAGTGGCCTTAGCTGATCCCCACCCCGACCGCCAGGCCCAGCAGTTACAGGCCGTTGAACGGATTACCAGACGTTTGGGCCGCCTCGTGGATGATTTATTGTTTCTCGCCCGCCAAGACAGTGGGATTGTCCCGCTCCGATTACAACTCTGTGCCTTAGACGGCATCTTGATGACGGTGATTGGAGAGCAGGAAATCATCGCCCAGGCCCGACAGATCACCCTGGATCTCGAGATTGCAGATATGGAAGCCCTGAATCCAAATCCCAATGATGAACCCTTTACTCTCCAAGGCGATGAGGATCAACTATTACGTCTATTTACAAACTTGATCAGTAATGCCATAGTCCATAGTCCCCCCTCTGGCTGCATTCAGATGCAACTGACCCAGGAAGCTCAATCCTATCGGGTCACGATTCAAGATCAGGGGCCAGGGATTCCCAGTGAGTCTCTGCCACGGATTTTTGATCGCTTCTTTCGCCTGAAGCCAACACAGTCAGAAGGCACGGGGTTAGGATTAGCCATTGCCCAGGCCATTGTCCACAATCATCAGGGCAAAATTCAGGTTAAGAGTGGGATTAACCAAGGCACCACCTTCACTGTCTCCCTCCCCCGCACCAATTGA
- a CDS encoding ABC transporter permease, translating into MTPPLTSPSPTLSRHRISLFNKIQQLLFSAQAWIGVVWLLALLIALPILVILGQILTNSSTTWQHLAETVLKDYVLNSFWLMIGVGLGVTVIGVGTAWLVTMCEFWGSRAWSWLLLLPFAAPAYILAYTYTVFLSFEGPVQSGLRAWTGWEWGDYWFPEIRSLPGAILMLTLVLYPYVYLLARVAFLEQATCTLEASRSLGCGPWRSFWTVALPLARPAIAAGVALALMETLNDFGTVQYFGVDTFTTGIYRTWLGLGDRTGAAQLASVLLLFIFGLLLAERWSRGQARFTKQGHSAPLRPYSLKTWRAGLATLFCFLPVGLGFIAPATVLLQMAIREGAGAWNEEFWTHASHSLILSGLAALLAVILGVFLAYGLRLFPAWSLRLGTQLAVMGYAIPGAVIAVGILVPLGWVDNQIDRFAVATFNISTGLVLSGTIFALLYAYLVRFLAVSFNSVEASLLKIRPSLDEAARSLGKTAVGTLISVHLPLMTTGLLTAAMMVFVDVMKELPATLVIRPFNFDTLAIQVYRLASDERLNEAAGGALAIVLVGLIPVLWLSWQIHRAGPQHVTK; encoded by the coding sequence ATGACCCCGCCGCTAACATCTCCCTCTCCCACCCTCAGCCGCCACCGAATCTCTTTGTTCAATAAAATTCAACAGTTACTGTTCAGTGCCCAGGCCTGGATCGGCGTTGTTTGGCTGCTGGCCCTGCTGATTGCCTTGCCGATTCTTGTTATTTTGGGACAGATCTTGACAAACTCCAGCACCACCTGGCAGCATCTGGCGGAGACTGTCCTCAAGGATTATGTCCTGAATTCCTTTTGGCTGATGATAGGGGTGGGCCTGGGCGTGACAGTGATTGGGGTCGGCACAGCTTGGTTGGTGACGATGTGTGAGTTTTGGGGTTCTAGGGCCTGGAGTTGGTTATTGCTGCTCCCCTTTGCGGCCCCAGCCTACATCTTGGCCTATACCTATACCGTTTTCCTCTCCTTTGAGGGGCCAGTACAGTCAGGATTACGAGCTTGGACTGGTTGGGAATGGGGTGACTATTGGTTTCCCGAAATTCGCTCTCTGCCAGGGGCAATCTTGATGTTGACCTTGGTACTCTATCCCTATGTTTATTTACTGGCTCGGGTTGCATTTTTAGAACAGGCCACCTGTACCTTAGAAGCCAGTCGTTCCTTGGGTTGTGGGCCGTGGCGGAGTTTTTGGACGGTGGCCTTGCCCTTAGCTCGACCGGCCATTGCCGCAGGGGTGGCGTTGGCGTTGATGGAAACCCTGAACGACTTTGGCACGGTGCAATATTTTGGCGTAGATACTTTTACCACTGGAATTTATCGGACTTGGCTGGGTCTGGGGGATCGGACGGGGGCGGCTCAATTGGCTTCAGTGTTGTTGCTGTTTATTTTCGGGCTGTTGTTAGCAGAACGGTGGTCGCGGGGCCAGGCCAGATTTACGAAACAGGGTCATTCCGCCCCACTCCGCCCTTACTCCTTAAAAACTTGGCGGGCCGGATTAGCAACTCTGTTTTGTTTCTTACCCGTGGGGTTGGGCTTTATAGCTCCGGCCACAGTCTTGCTCCAGATGGCCATTCGAGAAGGAGCCGGAGCCTGGAATGAAGAATTTTGGACTCATGCCAGTCACAGCTTGATTTTGTCGGGTTTGGCGGCCCTCTTAGCCGTAATTTTAGGGGTGTTCCTCGCCTATGGATTGCGCTTGTTCCCGGCCTGGAGCTTACGCTTAGGGACACAACTGGCAGTGATGGGCTATGCAATTCCCGGGGCCGTGATTGCCGTGGGGATCCTCGTGCCTTTGGGCTGGGTTGATAACCAAATCGATCGCTTTGCGGTGGCGACCTTTAATATTTCTACAGGCCTGGTCTTGAGTGGAACTATTTTTGCCCTCCTCTATGCCTACTTGGTGCGGTTTTTAGCCGTCTCCTTTAACTCTGTTGAAGCCAGCCTCCTCAAAATTCGCCCCAGTCTGGATGAAGCGGCCCGGAGTTTGGGCAAAACCGCAGTCGGAACCCTGATCTCAGTCCATTTACCCCTAATGACGACTGGGTTATTAACAGCGGCGATGATGGTGTTTGTGGATGTGATGAAGGAGTTGCCCGCCACCCTTGTAATTCGTCCCTTTAACTTTGATACGTTGGCGATTCAGGTCTATCGGCTGGCCTCCGATGAACGGCTGAATGAAGCAGCAGGAGGAGCGTTGGCAATTGTTTTAGTTGGGTTAATTCCGGTACTGTGGCTAAGTTGGCAAATTCACCGGGCCGGGCCGCAGCACGTGACCAAATAA
- a CDS encoding peptide ligase PGM1-related protein: protein MTTQQFQDLQSQLVRCWQGSETFVPDSTQGNIQERDIVVIPSLSFPQRELAKITGYTHYEERQLYTLIQLRNPHTRMVYVTSQPLHPSIIDYYLDLLPGIPSSHARERLLLLSTYDYSDKPLTAKILERPRLMARISQALRSDQAYMVCFNATGLERELALKLGIPLYAVNPDLLYWGTKAGSRQLFAEAGIPHPDGSGLVQSETELAGEIVHLWRRNPNLHRVVVKLNEAFSGEGNALLDLRPLSEIQSWPEPSQVIAITQALSQMQFQAPQETWASYRDRFAELGGIVECFLEGKTKQSPSVQGQITPIGQVELISTHDQILDAPDGQIFLGCSFPAAEPYRLMLQKYGLKVGEQLARQGVIGHYGVDFIARPGEDSDTWDLQAIEINLRKGGTTHPFMTLKFLTNGWYDSGTGLFYSYHHRPKYYIASDNLRHSKYHGLLPNDLLDIIARYHLHFDSSTETGSVFHLMGALSEFGKLGITSIGNSPEEAKSIYDQAIQVLDQASQ from the coding sequence ATGACGACCCAACAGTTTCAGGATCTTCAAAGTCAGTTAGTGCGCTGTTGGCAAGGCAGTGAAACCTTTGTCCCAGATTCAACTCAAGGGAATATCCAAGAGCGAGATATTGTCGTGATTCCGTCCTTGAGTTTTCCCCAACGGGAACTGGCCAAGATTACGGGCTATACCCACTACGAAGAGCGGCAACTCTATACCCTGATTCAATTGCGCAACCCCCACACCCGGATGGTCTATGTCACTTCCCAACCGCTTCACCCCAGCATTATTGACTACTACCTTGACCTGTTACCGGGGATTCCCTCCTCCCATGCCCGTGAGCGGCTTTTACTTTTGTCCACCTATGATTATTCCGATAAGCCCCTAACGGCCAAAATTCTTGAACGCCCTCGCCTCATGGCCCGGATTAGTCAAGCTTTACGCTCCGATCAGGCCTATATGGTCTGTTTTAATGCCACTGGCCTGGAGCGAGAACTGGCCTTAAAACTGGGGATTCCCCTTTATGCCGTTAATCCAGATTTGCTCTACTGGGGGACAAAGGCCGGGAGCCGTCAGCTGTTTGCCGAAGCTGGAATTCCCCATCCTGATGGCAGTGGCCTGGTGCAATCGGAAACGGAACTGGCTGGGGAAATTGTTCATCTCTGGCGACGTAACCCTAATCTGCACCGAGTCGTGGTCAAGTTAAATGAGGCATTTTCGGGGGAAGGGAATGCTCTTTTGGATTTACGCCCTCTGAGTGAAATTCAATCTTGGCCGGAACCTTCCCAAGTCATTGCCATCACCCAGGCCCTCAGCCAAATGCAATTCCAGGCCCCCCAGGAAACATGGGCATCCTATCGAGACCGGTTTGCAGAGTTAGGGGGAATTGTTGAATGCTTCTTAGAAGGCAAAACGAAGCAATCACCCAGCGTCCAAGGGCAAATTACACCGATTGGGCAGGTTGAACTGATCTCCACCCATGACCAGATTCTTGATGCTCCCGATGGGCAAATTTTTCTGGGCTGTTCTTTTCCAGCGGCTGAACCCTATCGGTTGATGTTGCAAAAGTATGGCCTCAAAGTTGGGGAGCAGTTGGCCCGCCAAGGGGTGATTGGACATTATGGGGTCGATTTTATTGCCAGGCCTGGGGAAGACTCAGATACTTGGGATTTACAAGCCATTGAAATCAACCTCAGAAAAGGCGGCACCACCCATCCCTTTATGACGCTGAAATTTTTAACCAATGGCTGGTATGACTCCGGAACGGGTTTATTTTATAGCTACCACCATCGCCCCAAGTACTACATCGCCTCGGATAACCTACGCCACAGTAAATACCACGGCCTGTTGCCCAACGACTTGCTCGATATTATTGCCCGCTACCATCTCCATTTTGACTCCAGCACCGAAACGGGGAGTGTCTTTCACCTAATGGGCGCGCTCTCAGAATTTGGCAAACTCGGAATTACCAGTATTGGCAACTCCCCAGAGGAAGCAAAATCTATTTACGACCAGGCAATACAAGTTCTGGATCAAGCCAGCCAATGA
- a CDS encoding peroxiredoxin — MEKLTDLPKDLPIPVDDGACNHLLGKSLPSIALSSTHGGYVDLSEIDGYVVIYCYPMTGKPGIPMPDKWDEIPGARGCTPQSCAFRDHFQELNKLGARVFGFSTQDTTYQMEAKMRLHLPFDLLSDCDLILANALKLPMFEIEGKHLIKRVTLIAEDGKIVKIFYPVFPPDRNADEVIDWLQGHTE; from the coding sequence ATGGAAAAGCTGACAGATTTGCCAAAAGATTTACCCATCCCCGTAGACGATGGTGCTTGTAATCACTTGCTAGGGAAATCTTTGCCCTCGATCGCTTTATCTTCAACTCATGGTGGATATGTAGATTTATCCGAGATTGATGGTTATGTTGTTATTTATTGCTATCCAATGACGGGAAAACCTGGAATTCCTATGCCTGATAAATGGGACGAAATCCCTGGGGCAAGGGGGTGTACTCCTCAATCATGTGCTTTTCGAGATCATTTTCAAGAGCTAAATAAATTGGGGGCAAGAGTCTTTGGCTTTAGTACTCAAGATACTACATATCAGATGGAAGCGAAGATGCGCCTACATTTACCTTTTGACCTTTTGAGTGATTGTGACTTGATTCTTGCCAATGCGCTAAAGTTGCCAATGTTTGAAATAGAAGGTAAGCATCTTATTAAACGAGTTACATTGATTGCTGAGGATGGGAAAATTGTCAAAATCTTCTATCCAGTTTTTCCGCCCGATAGAAACGCCGATGAAGTTATTGATTGGCTGCAAGGACATACCGAATAA
- a CDS encoding carboxymuconolactone decarboxylase family protein, with product MSMFQIHTETTAPETSKPLLEQTKKNLGMIPNLERVMAESPALLEGYVHLWELFDTTSLSQIERQVVYQTANFENQCEYCVPWHTKLAQIADMAPNEIEALRQGTEMEDPRLESLRQFTKSLILNRGKIAEGELKAFFAVGYSAQQALEVILGIAVKTMSNYTNSIAGTPLDKAVEKLRWKKPIISMQSNTDAV from the coding sequence ATGTCAATGTTTCAAATTCATACCGAAACGACCGCGCCAGAGACCTCCAAGCCACTCCTTGAGCAAACCAAGAAGAACCTCGGTATGATTCCAAATCTGGAAAGGGTCATGGCTGAATCACCCGCATTGCTTGAGGGATATGTTCACCTTTGGGAGCTATTTGATACCACGTCATTATCACAGATCGAGCGTCAGGTCGTTTATCAAACTGCTAACTTTGAGAACCAATGTGAATATTGTGTTCCTTGGCACACCAAACTGGCACAAATTGCGGATATGGCTCCGAACGAGATCGAGGCACTGAGACAGGGAACAGAAATGGAAGACCCAAGGCTTGAGTCATTGCGGCAATTTACCAAGTCCTTAATTTTAAATCGGGGAAAGATAGCAGAAGGCGAATTAAAGGCATTTTTCGCTGTCGGTTATTCTGCTCAACAAGCACTCGAGGTGATCTTAGGAATTGCCGTTAAGACAATGAGCAACTATACAAACTCCATTGCAGGTACGCCTCTAGATAAAGCAGTTGAGAAACTAAGGTGGAAAAAACCGATTATCTCAATGCAGTCGAATACAGATGCAGTTTAG
- a CDS encoding winged helix-turn-helix transcriptional regulator yields MFEDCLGCKWTIYLLMQIRCGINRPSALVKTKKGLTTKVLNECLTRLVQFGIVGKLNYPELPPRVEYHLTPFGQEFVEILDRIEALQRKFKMDSDRSTKKP; encoded by the coding sequence ATGTTCGAGGATTGTCTTGGATGTAAATGGACAATCTATCTTCTTATGCAAATTCGTTGTGGAATCAATCGTCCTAGCGCTTTGGTGAAAACTAAGAAGGGATTGACAACAAAAGTACTCAATGAATGTCTGACGAGATTAGTTCAATTTGGCATTGTCGGGAAACTAAATTATCCAGAACTTCCTCCTCGCGTTGAATATCATTTAACTCCCTTTGGACAGGAGTTTGTTGAGATTCTCGATCGGATTGAAGCCTTACAACGCAAATTCAAGATGGATAGTGATCGCTCTACCAAAAAGCCTTAA
- a CDS encoding bile acid:sodium symporter family protein, protein MAASFLTSVFLPLALFMVMLGMGLGLKLEDFTRVLLYPKAAIIGLLAQLVMLPLLGFILAGIFPLNPGQAVGVIILAACPGGATSNLLTYLAQGNVALSITLTAMSSLITIFSIPLVINLATQRFLGTATALQLPFVPTVLQIALITLIPVALGMVLHYFRPQFAALIERGVKWLSLALLGLIIAGLLVQQRDQVVGFFLEVGLVTLVLNVLAMGLGYLIAVAGRLDQPSSKAITVEVGIQNGTLAIAIASAPTLLNQPDFAIPAAIYSLIMFMTGGAFAVWSVRK, encoded by the coding sequence ATGGCAGCTAGTTTTTTGACATCGGTCTTTTTGCCCCTCGCTCTGTTTATGGTCATGTTGGGGATGGGCCTGGGGCTGAAGCTAGAGGATTTTACGCGGGTGTTGCTCTATCCCAAGGCAGCGATCATTGGCTTACTGGCTCAGTTGGTGATGCTCCCGCTCCTCGGTTTTATTCTCGCAGGTATTTTTCCACTCAATCCAGGCCAGGCCGTGGGGGTGATAATTTTAGCAGCTTGTCCCGGTGGAGCTACCTCGAATCTGTTGACCTATTTGGCTCAGGGAAATGTCGCTCTCTCGATTACGCTGACGGCCATGAGTAGCTTGATTACGATTTTTTCCATTCCTTTAGTGATTAACCTGGCCACCCAACGCTTTTTAGGAACGGCCACCGCGCTGCAACTCCCCTTTGTCCCAACGGTTCTGCAAATTGCCCTGATTACTCTAATTCCGGTGGCCTTGGGGATGGTGTTGCATTATTTCCGACCTCAGTTTGCGGCGTTGATAGAGCGGGGGGTGAAGTGGTTATCGTTGGCGTTGTTGGGGCTGATTATTGCCGGGCTTTTGGTACAGCAGCGGGATCAGGTGGTTGGCTTTTTTCTGGAGGTGGGCCTGGTAACTTTGGTTCTGAATGTTTTAGCCATGGGCCTGGGGTATTTGATTGCAGTTGCCGGACGTTTAGATCAACCCAGCAGTAAAGCGATCACCGTGGAAGTGGGGATTCAAAACGGAACCTTAGCGATTGCGATTGCCAGTGCGCCCACCCTCCTTAACCAGCCAGATTTTGCGATTCCAGCGGCGATTTATAGCTTGATTATGTTTATGACAGGTGGAGCATTTGCAGTTTGGTCAGTGAGGAAATAA